The Scatophagus argus isolate fScaArg1 chromosome 4, fScaArg1.pri, whole genome shotgun sequence DNA window ACTTTTTACTCAAATACTAAAACggattaaaaagaaataaataaataaactaaaaaaataaataaataaaaggagggggcagccgtggcctagaggttggagaagcggcttgcgATCAtggcacttaaccccccaatttgctccccgggcgcttgatgctacccactgctcctgtgtgtgtttcactgcatgtaatatgccgggtgttgcatgtgtgtgttcaactaaggatgggtcaaatgcagaagacgaattcagtgtgtgtatgtaaaaatatatatactgtcaataaagctgattcttcttcttcagaagTGAAAGCAGCACGCAATGCTCACTGAGTGCGGTGAGTGAGGTATGAGaatgcagcagagaaacagactATGATACTGAAGAGGTAACATACCCTAGAGCAGTGTGTAACAAAGGAATCAATGTAGTCCTTGGCCTGGTGGTTGTTGAATAGACAACACCTGGAGAAAGACACACAgtcaaagtcacacacacacacacacacacacacacacacacacacacacacacacacacaaaggtcaaAATCAGCCCTCAAGCAACTCTATTAAAACTTGAATGACATTAAATGATTCACATGTTGAGGGTTTAATCAATAAACCATTGACAGACTTACTTGTAGGAGAGAACAGGTGGGCTGACGAAGTATCTCAGAGCATCTTTAATCATGTCCTGCATCAGGTGGGTCCCGAACACTTTCTTATTATCTATCAGGAACGTTGTCTGGATCAAGGAAAACAATCCGTTTAGATCCTATACACTGGgttttaaaataacatgtttttaatgGTAAGATTATATGACATCAGagttttaaaatctattttttatatgcatatatggttattacacattttccatttcaaaattCAATACTTACAGACTCCAGACTCAAGTTCAGAGCATATTTGACAACAGATATTAATATATTCTATTTTACAAATAGATAGATGTTTATTATGTGaataaacagtaataaaacactctcttttgaattttacattttaaaagacaaaagggaCATACATTTCCATACTGCGTAGGAACCCTGTATATAAACTATTAGGAGTCTCTCCGCAGGCATCAGAGAAAGAACAGTGATGCTTCTGAATCAAAATTAACTCACCTGAAGAAGAGATCTGGACAGCACACAGGGGGACTGTTCACTGAACTCACAGAAGAAATCCTGgtaaaaccacaaacacaatattaacatcacctcatttttttttatatactaGAAAGCATGTGCATGCATGGGGTGATAAACTACTTAAAAACTGACACATAAATTCCACATCATGTGCCAGTTACAATCTGATTGGCAGCGAGGCTTTTTTCACTGAACTGGGGGCATGgacataataaaatgaatagCTGCTTATTTTAGGTTCAGAATGTCAGCAAACATCTGGAAATGCGTAAATACCAGTATGCCATGCAGGTTGGTGGTATTGATTACGTCACAGACGGTCTTGATGCGTTCTATGAGTTTGCTGAAGTAGGCCACCATGTCCTCTCTCTTAATGATCTTAGCATAGCGGGGAAAGGTAGGCGGCAGAAGTCTCTGATTCACCAGGGGCTCAAAGCCCATCATGATGGGGTGGTCTGCAGcatgcacagaaaaacaaggtcAACACAGGGCACATTTtgagatgagaaagaaagagtaaaTCCAATAAAGATAAGGAGAAAGgtaaaaatgaactgaactttttttttttttttttagctgtgatTACTTACCTGGAAGGCTGGAGAGCAAGAATGTACATATACATAATGTATACAGCATTTAATACTTTCTGCAATGCAGTTGACTGACTAATTTACAAGCTGAATCCTAAGTATGTGCggcatgtgtgtgcatctatATGCTTgactctgcagctgtgtgagcGTGTTTGAGTGTTACCTCCTTTAGTAGTGTCATTCTGTGACTGGATGCCGTGCTGAATACTGGAATGAATGGCTGATAACAGGTCAGCTGCCTGGGCCACAAGCTTCTGGGCCTCGCCCACCGAGCTGGTCTGAtacaaacaacagcacaacagaaacacacacaaaaacaaatagataaaTGTACAATGTAACATACAAGTACGGTACACACAAGATACTTTGATACAGTACTGTTTGCAGAGGAACATTTTAACATGCATGTGACAGCACTGTCTGATGTGTTCGTATGCGTTACCTCTTTCTTGGTGAAGGTGATCAGTGCAGTCAGTAGAAGGCGTGTGAATTTTATTCTATTGAAAAGTGCCAAACACTGCTGGTGCTGGAAAAATAAAGTATGAATACATTGAACAGATACACATGTACTTGCAAAGCTATTAATATGAGTATTTCCAAATTTGTCTATAAAGctcaacaaaccaaaaaaaaaaaaaaaaaaaaaaacaactacaaaaggactaattttagttttttatttttgaccacCCCAGCAAAGCCACTTTGGGATCTGATATTTGAGACATTCCAGAGTCTCAAAAGGTCATGAGAGTCCCACACTCTGATagacagatggaaaacaaattttaaCAGGCAGAGACTGAGAAGGAGGGTTCAATATTAATTAATAGAACATTGAGACAATCTGATACTTGTAGCATTTTATGTTGAAACTGCAAGCACATGAGTGAGAAACAAATTGtgttcagctttaaaaaaacaaataaacaaaaaaaaaacaaaaaacaaatttgcagCAAAAGCTCCAGACATGGAAGAACAACCTCACTTACCTCCAGCTCAACCTCTGGGTTTCGCTGCTCACCCTGTCGACTGCGTGTGCTCTgaggcagcaggagagaaagCAATACACAATGAAATACTCGGCATTTCTACCAGCAGTATTTGTATAAGAAAAAATTATAGCAGTATATGTCCAAGGGAAAAAGTACCTTAACTTTTCTCTGCAACTCATCCTCCACGTCTTTCAGCATACCTGTTAGGAGAACAAATGATGACATCAGATAGTGATCAGTAACTCTACTCTGTTGTCCACAGTATACGTGAAGCTGTAGACTTTATTAACTATCACAATACAGTAGCAGTACCTGTCACACGCAGGTCTGTGACATTATTGGCCATCTTGAAGCCATAGGTCATGGCCTGGAAATCCTCCTACAAACAAATATGATATAAATCAAGACAATTAAGACACATAAATATGACACCAAGATATGGGATACGGGATGATGAAACaccaaagatgaaaatgaatagCCTTGGCAGTAACTCAAATATTGctacacacatttgcacataaTATAATGCCTTCCATCCATTGAAATGTTACAGTGATATGTATCTTCCAGCAATCTAAAAGTTCCCTTATCAAATTTAAACTacggatacacacacacatacacacaccacacacacagacagacaggctgcgCTAAGTTGCTTACCTCCTCGAACACAGCTGCTTTGTTGACTTTTTCTCGAGCAATGTCGCACACCTTCAGGATGCCCAGGGCGAAGGCTTTGAGGGCCGGCTCCTCGATCAGGTCGGGATTATGCACATACAGACAGGTGAACACAGTCTGTGCCAAGGAGTGACCCTCCAACCATGTAatctgaatacacacacaagcatgcacacgTGAGTTCTTCGTTTCACACTGTGGACGTGAATAactagaaaaaacaaacaaaaacaaaaaacatattttttttttcattgtttgtcggttcacagaaaatgaaaaccatgGTATATACTATGGATTCCCTCACTATAGTGAAAATTTAATATAGCTATCAAGGAAGTgagcataaataaaacataagcaAAATATGATTTTGGCATTTTCCTGAACAATGATAAACATCTTCAATTCCCTGTGACTTCCCGAGGGAGCTTTCTGCCTGCAACACATCTCTCATAATTCAACAACATTTCAGTAATTTCTtagaaactgactgactgttgcCGCTCTTTTGACATCCCTGTGGTGGAGAGCTACTCAAAGAGAAAGTCCACCAGTCAGATGTAAAGCACTAGAATCATATTAAACACAGAACCCACACTGTTTATCTTATTGTAAAGTAAAACTcaccaaacaacagaaacatgtgTCTATGATCCCGATGAGTTCAGGAAGACTAAGGTCTTTCACTTTGATGGCACCCTCCTACAATGAACGCAAGAGAATAATACCAATGACTTACAGCTATGTGGTTTATTATACTGGATATATCGAAAAATACAATTCAAGCAGACGGTGCAATCATatctaaataaagaaaatgaggcTTTCTGTTTCAATTCCTGAAAATTTACAGTTTTGACTGTACTGTACCTTTATAGCTTGTTCGAAGTTTAGCACTTTCCTATTGACCTGGTTTCCAATCATTCCCGCGTCCATCTTAGGATCCATCATCTCTATGGCTGACATGGCCTCAAACAAGCCAAACCTGCCACCATAGCACACAagctttaatgtgtgtttacaAAGGTGCAATAAATCTTTGAAGAGTAATAACAGATCAAAGATGATATCTATAGACCAATCCAATAGCTGATGCAGGTAAAGGTATGTTTAAGTCAAATGTGTTTATGCCAAAAAGTTCTGAGGACTTTCCATTGACATCAATGCTTATCTTTTTGTGGCTTGCAGGCTCACTCATGTCACCTAGCAGGGAGTGgaaaatgtttatgtaaacTGAGTATGCTAAAATGTGTAAGTCTGCAAAAAGAATCTCTCAGTACTCACAGTTTGTCATGAAGTAACTCTCCAAGGTTCAACTCTGCATAAATACAGGATGATAAGaacaaggaaagagaaaaagaggaacacGTCAGTCCATTCCATAACTGTACAcatatgaccccccccccccccccatacacacatattcataGCAGAACCCACACCTTTACATGCACCCTTGAATTCATGTGTAATATCAACCCAGTTGACATTGTTCTTCATCTTTTCTGGGATTCCCAGCCCCCAGCCGGCATCATCATCCTCAACTGCAGATTTCATCACCATGGCGAcaactaaagaaaaacaaaaagagaaccAACACAAACTGTTCAGAATTACAAAATGTCAGCTATCAGAACCATTAATTAACTACTGGAAGATACCAAAACATTAGTGACAGTACACAGATCTTTGCACTGATCTGGCACCATGTGATTTATTAAAAACGGGATCCTGCTACTTCCTAGCAGCATCCCACATTGGTGTTGGATCCATACTCTTCACTGACAACAAAGTCCAGGTATGGGAATGGGTCAGGAAGGAAAAAGAGTACTGGACCATCTCTAGACAGTATGAATCTGTAAAACAGATCATGTCAACTTGAGAATTCCACATTATATGAGCTAAAATCACAGGTCACAGTGACttgcaatactgctgtaaatattgttgccatcTGGTCCCTATTCACTggttatatcttttattctggttgttttcatatttatatagtgttgtttttatatttacagcattagtatttgtaggttattgggc harbors:
- the naa35 gene encoding N-alpha-acetyltransferase 35, NatC auxiliary subunit is translated as MVMKSAVEDDDAGWGLGIPEKMKNNVNWVDITHEFKGACKELNLGELLHDKLFGLFEAMSAIEMMDPKMDAGMIGNQVNRKVLNFEQAIKEGAIKVKDLSLPELIGIIDTCFCCLITWLEGHSLAQTVFTCLYVHNPDLIEEPALKAFALGILKVCDIAREKVNKAAVFEEEDFQAMTYGFKMANNVTDLRVTGMLKDVEDELQRKVKSTRSRQGEQRNPEVELEHQQCLALFNRIKFTRLLLTALITFTKKETSSVGEAQKLVAQAADLLSAIHSSIQHGIQSQNDTTKGDHPIMMGFEPLVNQRLLPPTFPRYAKIIKREDMVAYFSKLIERIKTVCDVINTTNLHGILDFFCEFSEQSPCVLSRSLLQTTFLIDNKKVFGTHLMQDMIKDALRYFVSPPVLSYKCCLFNNHQAKDYIDSFVTHCSRPFCSLIQIHGHNRARQRDKLGHILEEFATLQDEAEKVDAALHSLLMKLEPQRQHLACLGTWILYHNLRIMIQYLLSGFELELYSMHEYYYIYWYLSEFLYAWLMSTLSRADSSQMAEERILEEQLKGRSSKKTKKKKKVRPLSKEITMSQAYQNMCAGMYKTMVALDMDGKVRKPQFELDSEQVRYEHRFAPFNSVVTPPPVHYIQFKEMSDLKKYNPPPGSADLYLAASKHFQQAKLILENVPSPDPEVNRILKVAKPNIVVMKLLAGGHKKETKVLPEFDFSAHKYFPVVKII